Proteins encoded by one window of Blautia luti:
- a CDS encoding polyprenyl synthetase family protein produces the protein MNFQDELTKRTDEIEKGIREFLPKEEGFAKSMAQAMNYSMLAGGKRLRPLLMQETYRLFGGKEKVIRPFMTGMEMIHTHSLIHDDLPALDNDDYRRGRLTTHKVYGEAMGILSGVALLNYAYETMLLAFERTAYPERVIRGLSVMAEKTGIHGMLGGQSVDVENDGTPLTKEMLDYIYRNKTSALIEAAMMTGAILAGADENSVAIIEEAAGKIGLAFQIQDDILDVTSTEEELGKPVHSDEKNNKVTYVTLFGIEEASRQVKELSEDAVSLLKGLNKNNEFLYLLVEKLINRRK, from the coding sequence GTGAATTTTCAAGATGAATTAACAAAAAGAACCGATGAAATAGAAAAGGGAATCCGGGAGTTTCTTCCGAAAGAAGAAGGATTCGCGAAATCCATGGCACAGGCCATGAATTACAGCATGCTGGCAGGAGGCAAACGTCTCAGGCCTCTTCTGATGCAGGAAACTTACCGGCTGTTTGGCGGGAAAGAAAAGGTGATCAGGCCTTTTATGACAGGGATGGAGATGATCCATACCCACTCCCTGATCCATGATGACCTTCCTGCACTGGATAATGATGATTACAGAAGAGGAAGGCTGACTACCCACAAAGTCTATGGAGAGGCGATGGGTATACTAAGCGGTGTGGCTCTTTTGAACTATGCATATGAGACTATGCTGCTGGCATTTGAACGGACAGCATATCCGGAGAGAGTGATTCGTGGTCTCTCTGTAATGGCAGAGAAAACAGGGATCCACGGAATGCTGGGCGGTCAGAGTGTAGATGTGGAGAATGACGGAACCCCTCTTACCAAGGAAATGCTGGATTATATTTACAGGAATAAGACTTCAGCACTGATCGAAGCAGCTATGATGACAGGGGCCATCCTGGCAGGTGCTGATGAGAACTCTGTAGCCATAATAGAAGAGGCGGCTGGAAAGATCGGACTTGCATTCCAGATCCAGGATGATATCCTGGACGTGACCAGCACAGAGGAAGAACTTGGCAAGCCGGTTCACAGTGATGAGAAGAACAATAAGGTTACGTATGTAACACTTTTCGGCATAGAGGAGGCTTCCAGACAGGTGAAGGAGCTTTCTGAAGATGCTGTCAGTCTGCTGAAGGGACTGAACAAGAATAATGAATTTCTGTATTTACTGGTGGAAAAGCTGATAAATCGCAGAAAATAA
- the xseB gene encoding exodeoxyribonuclease VII small subunit, which translates to MGKDRNSEQTSQEETLEEVFAQLDDLAEKLEDKETSLEDSFNLYKQGMELLKFCSDKLDTVEKKMLQMNEDGTFSEFSR; encoded by the coding sequence ATGGGGAAGGACAGAAACAGTGAGCAGACATCTCAGGAGGAAACTCTGGAGGAGGTTTTTGCGCAGCTGGATGACCTGGCAGAGAAGCTGGAGGATAAAGAAACATCACTGGAAGATTCCTTTAATCTATATAAACAAGGTATGGAACTTCTGAAATTCTGCAGCGATAAACTGGATACTGTAGAGAAAAAGATGCTGCAGATGAATGAGGATGGGACGTTCAGTGAATTTTCAAGATGA
- the xseA gene encoding exodeoxyribonuclease VII large subunit translates to MKNAYSVGQVNRYVKNMFTQDFFLQKIYVKGEVSNCKYHTSGHIYFSLKDETGTLSCVMFAGHRRGLAFSMKNGDKVIVGGSVDVYERDGRYQLYAREITLEGAGALYERYLALKQELEEMGMFAQEYKQTIPRFIKRLGVVTAPTGAAVQDIRNISLRRNPYLQIILYPALVQGAGAAESIVKGIRMLDAAGVDVIIVGRGGGSIEDLWAFNEEIVARAIFECRTPVISAVGHETDFTIADFVADLRAPTPSAAAELAVDDFRSVAESVFLYRQRFYRAMSNQLDSDRNRLKQLQMRLGYLSPQSRLREQRQRLVDLEDAVRGGMDRKMKGYRHELELYLERFGGLSPLRKLNQGFAYVADQNRKTLTSVEQVKNGDTIYVSVTDGTIEAQVCGTEKEDRIHGEGQKQ, encoded by the coding sequence ATGAAAAATGCATATTCTGTAGGCCAGGTAAACCGCTATGTAAAAAATATGTTTACCCAGGATTTTTTTCTGCAGAAAATATATGTAAAGGGAGAAGTGTCCAATTGTAAATATCATACAAGCGGACACATATATTTTTCCCTGAAGGATGAGACCGGTACCTTAAGCTGTGTGATGTTTGCAGGACACAGGAGAGGGCTGGCTTTCTCCATGAAGAACGGAGATAAAGTGATCGTGGGTGGTTCTGTGGATGTGTATGAGCGGGACGGACGTTATCAGCTTTATGCCAGAGAAATCACTCTGGAGGGAGCCGGTGCACTGTATGAACGCTATCTGGCGCTGAAGCAGGAACTGGAAGAGATGGGGATGTTTGCGCAGGAATACAAACAGACTATTCCCCGGTTTATCAAGCGTCTGGGAGTAGTGACTGCACCTACGGGAGCAGCAGTTCAGGATATCAGAAATATTTCTCTCAGGAGAAATCCATATCTTCAGATCATCTTATATCCTGCCCTTGTACAGGGCGCAGGAGCAGCAGAGAGTATTGTGAAAGGAATCAGAATGCTGGATGCTGCAGGGGTTGATGTGATCATTGTGGGAAGAGGCGGCGGTTCCATTGAGGATCTGTGGGCATTTAATGAAGAGATAGTGGCGAGAGCCATTTTTGAATGCCGGACGCCGGTGATCTCCGCTGTGGGACATGAAACAGATTTTACAATTGCTGATTTTGTAGCGGATTTAAGAGCGCCTACACCATCTGCGGCAGCTGAGCTGGCTGTGGATGACTTTAGAAGCGTGGCAGAATCCGTTTTTCTATACAGACAGAGATTTTACCGTGCTATGAGTAATCAGCTAGATTCCGACAGGAATCGTCTGAAACAGCTTCAGATGCGTCTGGGATATTTAAGTCCCCAGAGCAGGCTGAGAGAACAGAGACAGCGTCTGGTAGATCTGGAGGATGCTGTTCGAGGCGGGATGGACAGGAAGATGAAAGGGTACAGACATGAGCTGGAACTTTATCTGGAACGTTTTGGCGGTCTGTCACCTTTGAGAAAGCTGAATCAGGGATTTGCCTATGTGGCAGATCAGAATAGAAAAACACTTACAAGTGTAGAACAGGTAAAAAACGGGGATACCATATATGTATCCGTAACAGATGGAACCATAGAAGCACAGGTATGCGGCACAGAAAAGGAGGACAGGATCCATGGGGAAGGACAGAAACAGTGA
- the nusB gene encoding transcription antitermination factor NusB: protein MRRREQREHIFKLLFMTEFNSEEEMSEQLSLYFDSLEELSEKDQEYMRAKYNHVLEHLGEIDTILNETSKGWKTKRMSRVDLNALRLAVYELKFDEDVPTGVAINEAVELAKRFGGDTSGSFVNGILGKIANSESEEKSE, encoded by the coding sequence ATGCGAAGAAGAGAGCAGAGAGAACATATATTTAAGCTTCTGTTTATGACAGAATTTAATTCAGAAGAAGAGATGAGCGAACAGCTGTCTCTTTATTTTGACAGTCTGGAGGAGCTTTCAGAGAAAGACCAGGAGTATATGCGTGCCAAATATAACCACGTGCTGGAACACCTGGGAGAGATCGATACAATTTTAAATGAGACAAGTAAAGGCTGGAAGACGAAGAGAATGAGCCGCGTAGATCTTAACGCACTTCGTCTGGCTGTTTACGAACTGAAATTCGATGAGGATGTACCTACCGGTGTAGCCATCAATGAGGCAGTAGAACTTGCCAAGCGTTTCGGCGGCGATACTTCAGGATCTTTTGTAAACGGAATCCTTGGTAAGATCGCAAATAGTGAAAGTGAAGAGAAATCAGAATGA
- a CDS encoding Asp23/Gls24 family envelope stress response protein — MAEKRTTYKIQDLGGIGEVQIADEVVAIIAGLAATEVDGVASMAGNITNELVSKLGMKNLSKGVKVTVLEGVVTVDLNLNIEYGKNILETSKKVQEKVKSSIENMTGLEVADVNIHIASVDMENEKGK, encoded by the coding sequence ATGGCAGAGAAAAGAACAACATATAAAATACAGGATTTAGGCGGCATTGGTGAAGTTCAGATCGCTGATGAAGTGGTTGCTATCATTGCCGGACTTGCTGCTACAGAAGTAGATGGAGTTGCTTCCATGGCAGGTAATATTACCAATGAACTGGTAAGCAAGCTTGGAATGAAGAATCTTTCCAAGGGAGTAAAGGTTACTGTGCTGGAAGGTGTAGTAACAGTAGATCTGAATCTGAATATCGAATACGGAAAGAACATTCTGGAAACCAGCAAGAAGGTCCAGGAGAAGGTGAAATCATCCATCGAGAATATGACAGGTCTTGAGGTTGCGGATGTAAACATCCACATTGCCAGCGTAGATATGGAGAATGAAAAAGGAAAGTAA
- a CDS encoding peptide chain release factor 3, with protein MSKYTNEIEKRRTFAIISHPDAGKTTLTEKFLLYGGAINLAGSVKGKATARHAVSDWMEIEKERGISVTSSVLQFHYDGYCINILDTPGHQDFSEDTYRTLMAADSAVMVIDGSKGVEAQTRKLFKVCVMRHIPIFTFINKMDRDANDTFDLLDEIEKELGIATCPVNWPIGSGKKFRGVYDRNTKKILTFSDTQKGTKEGIIEEIPLNDSRADEVMDPEQKEQLLEEIELLDGASADFDQELVSKGELTPVFFGSALTNFGVETFLEHFLKMTTSPLARMSDEGVIDPMDDDFSAFVFKIQANMNKAHRDRIAFMRICSGKFDASQEVYHVQGDKKMRLLQPQQMMAESRHVVDEAYAGDIIGVFDPGIFSIGDTICAPGRKFAFEGIPTFAPEHFARVRQIDTMKRKQFVKGINQIAQEGAIQIFQEFNTGMEEIIVGVVGVLQFDVLKYRLENEYNVDIRLETLPYEHIRWIANKEEVNVEKITGTSDMKKVTDLKGNPLLLFVNAWSVGMTEDRNPGLILTEFSK; from the coding sequence GTGTCTAAGTATACGAATGAAATAGAAAAAAGAAGAACATTTGCCATTATTTCTCACCCGGATGCCGGTAAAACTACCCTGACTGAGAAATTCCTGCTGTATGGCGGTGCCATCAATCTTGCCGGAAGTGTAAAAGGCAAGGCAACTGCCCGCCATGCAGTATCTGACTGGATGGAGATCGAAAAAGAGAGAGGTATCTCTGTAACTTCATCTGTACTTCAGTTCCATTACGATGGATACTGCATTAACATTCTGGATACACCTGGACATCAGGATTTCTCCGAGGATACCTACCGTACCCTGATGGCTGCGGATTCTGCAGTTATGGTGATCGATGGTTCCAAGGGTGTAGAGGCACAGACACGTAAGCTGTTCAAGGTCTGCGTGATGCGTCATATCCCGATCTTTACCTTTATCAACAAAATGGACAGGGATGCCAATGATACCTTTGACCTTCTGGATGAGATCGAGAAGGAACTGGGAATCGCAACCTGCCCTGTAAACTGGCCCATTGGTTCCGGTAAGAAGTTTCGAGGTGTCTATGACCGTAATACAAAGAAGATCCTTACTTTCTCTGATACCCAGAAGGGAACGAAGGAAGGTATTATCGAGGAGATCCCGCTGAATGACAGTCGTGCAGATGAAGTGATGGATCCGGAACAGAAAGAGCAGCTTCTGGAAGAAATTGAACTTCTGGATGGAGCAAGTGCGGATTTCGACCAGGAACTGGTAAGCAAAGGGGAACTGACTCCTGTATTTTTCGGTTCTGCCCTGACGAACTTCGGTGTGGAAACTTTTCTGGAACATTTTCTGAAGATGACCACTTCTCCTCTTGCCAGAATGTCAGACGAGGGAGTGATCGATCCTATGGATGATGATTTCTCTGCATTTGTATTTAAGATCCAGGCAAATATGAACAAGGCACACAGAGACAGGATCGCGTTTATGAGGATCTGTTCCGGTAAGTTCGATGCGTCCCAGGAAGTATATCATGTGCAGGGAGATAAGAAGATGCGTCTCCTTCAGCCACAGCAGATGATGGCAGAGTCCCGTCATGTTGTAGATGAGGCATATGCAGGAGATATTATCGGTGTATTTGATCCGGGTATTTTTTCCATCGGTGATACCATCTGTGCACCGGGAAGGAAATTTGCTTTTGAGGGAATCCCCACTTTCGCACCTGAACATTTCGCCAGAGTGCGGCAGATCGATACCATGAAGAGAAAGCAGTTCGTAAAGGGGATCAACCAGATCGCACAGGAAGGCGCGATCCAGATCTTCCAGGAATTTAATACAGGTATGGAAGAAATCATTGTAGGTGTAGTTGGTGTACTGCAGTTTGATGTACTAAAATACCGCCTGGAAAATGAGTACAATGTGGATATTCGTCTGGAGACACTTCCATATGAGCATATCCGCTGGATTGCTAACAAAGAAGAAGTAAATGTTGAAAAGATCACAGGAACTTCAGACATGAAGAAGGTTACAGATCTCAAGGGAAATCCGCTGCTTCTGTTTGTAAATGCATGGAGTGTGGGTATGACAGAAGACAGAAATCCGGGCTTAATATTAACGGAATTCAGCAAATAA
- a CDS encoding SpoIIIAH-like family protein: MKKIIKKNQVIITSLAILIAVAGYLNFADVDLGFKDQEASTDSSSILEDAGYDLTDETAMLDENNAGDSLGTQDTDTPGEAVLTGSTGFAAQAKVSREQVRSQNKADLQDIINNSEIDDEEKQEAIHTMVSMTDLTEKEAAAELLLEAKGFQDVVVNLTGETADVVVPDAELSDAQRAQIEDIVKRKTGIAAENIVITPLKESQTAEEETQDTAAQTETDGDTADTETAAQPYEDTTVDTTDIYD, translated from the coding sequence GTGAAGAAAATCATTAAAAAGAATCAAGTGATCATCACTTCCCTGGCAATTCTTATCGCAGTGGCAGGATATCTGAATTTCGCAGATGTGGATCTGGGGTTTAAGGATCAGGAAGCAAGTACAGACAGCAGCAGTATCCTGGAGGATGCAGGCTATGATCTGACAGACGAGACTGCCATGCTGGATGAAAACAATGCAGGGGACAGTCTGGGAACACAGGATACAGATACACCGGGGGAGGCAGTTCTGACTGGTTCCACAGGATTTGCTGCACAGGCAAAAGTCAGCCGGGAACAGGTGCGCTCCCAGAACAAGGCAGACCTGCAGGATATTATCAATAACTCAGAGATTGATGATGAAGAAAAACAGGAAGCCATACATACCATGGTTTCCATGACTGACCTGACTGAAAAAGAGGCAGCAGCAGAACTCCTGCTGGAAGCGAAGGGATTTCAGGATGTAGTGGTAAATCTTACAGGGGAAACTGCGGATGTGGTAGTTCCGGATGCGGAGCTTTCTGATGCACAGAGAGCCCAGATTGAAGACATTGTGAAACGGAAAACAGGTATTGCAGCTGAAAATATTGTGATCACTCCTCTGAAAGAGAGCCAGACAGCAGAGGAGGAAACACAGGATACAGCAGCACAGACAGAAACGGATGGGGATACTGCAGATACAGAAACCGCCGCTCAGCCCTACGAGGATACTACAGTAGATACCACGGATATTTATGACTGA
- a CDS encoding stage III sporulation protein AF, producing MKEELYQWIWNLAVFYILFTAILHLAPDGKYEKYVRFFMGLLLIFMMSTPVFALFGKGQELAENFQLFYEKENRQKEEQELYALQKICLQKSYLLELRKKIRESLQNTGIEVQSVEVNIKGEKIQAEITVKEEPAPEQKGRIADELREECGLEEDGYTIQTAEHETGTMDRAASVGTSSGSNSNAGIR from the coding sequence ATGAAAGAAGAGTTGTATCAATGGATCTGGAATCTGGCGGTTTTTTATATTCTTTTTACAGCGATCCTTCATCTGGCACCGGATGGAAAATATGAGAAATATGTCCGCTTTTTTATGGGACTTCTTCTGATCTTTATGATGAGTACTCCCGTTTTTGCACTGTTTGGAAAAGGACAGGAACTGGCAGAAAACTTTCAGCTGTTTTATGAAAAAGAGAACAGGCAGAAAGAGGAACAGGAACTGTATGCCCTGCAGAAAATCTGTCTCCAGAAAAGCTATCTTCTGGAGCTTCGCAAAAAAATCCGGGAATCTTTGCAGAATACTGGAATAGAAGTGCAGAGTGTGGAAGTAAATATAAAAGGGGAGAAAATACAGGCAGAGATCACCGTAAAGGAAGAACCTGCGCCGGAACAGAAAGGAAGGATTGCTGATGAACTCAGGGAAGAGTGTGGACTTGAAGAAGATGGATATACGATCCAGACTGCAGAACATGAAACCGGTACAATGGATCGTGCTGCTTCTGTTGGGACTTCTTCTGGCAGTAACAGCAATGCCGGTATCAGATAA
- a CDS encoding stage III sporulation protein AE, translating to MNRGIKILAVFFLAVWLWGIGTVCCYGSTEKGQDKEQNTDQTDPEAAEGMLEEIEFGKIQKMVDELLGEQSFSLKEAVINMINGEEPISKEAVRGVLYSFFFSGLKNEKTLFFRLLLLVLLAAVLDGFVDVFENGQIGAVSFYVVYLVLFMMLMEAFGRLSSTLTVRLNWLGEFMKTLAPAYFLAVSTANGVSTAAVFYEGVLLLVWMIQWVLVNFLLPGVNLCILLKMVNYLSKEEMLSKMSELLEVVISWALKTLIGLAVGLQVVKNLVAPVMDSLKRTAVGKTAGAIPGIGNAVNAITQLILTSAVLVRNSFGAVILVLIAAAGLQPLIHYGALSLSYRFLAALAQPVSDKRIVGALSTMGEGCAWLLKLLLTAQILCMLAFLVLMAGG from the coding sequence ATGAACAGGGGCATCAAAATTCTGGCAGTTTTTTTTCTGGCAGTCTGGCTTTGGGGGATAGGGACAGTCTGCTGTTATGGCAGCACAGAAAAGGGCCAGGACAAAGAACAGAATACAGACCAGACAGATCCGGAGGCAGCAGAGGGAATGCTGGAGGAAATAGAATTCGGGAAAATACAGAAGATGGTGGATGAGCTTCTGGGAGAACAGAGCTTTTCCCTGAAGGAAGCAGTTATAAATATGATAAACGGGGAGGAACCCATTTCAAAAGAAGCCGTACGGGGAGTTCTGTACAGCTTCTTTTTTTCAGGACTGAAAAATGAAAAAACGCTGTTTTTCCGTCTTCTGTTACTGGTTTTGCTGGCAGCAGTGCTGGACGGATTTGTGGATGTATTTGAAAACGGGCAGATTGGAGCAGTGAGCTTTTATGTTGTATATCTGGTGCTTTTCATGATGCTGATGGAGGCGTTTGGGCGTCTGAGCAGTACCCTTACTGTACGGCTGAACTGGCTGGGGGAATTTATGAAAACACTGGCACCGGCTTACTTTCTGGCTGTCAGTACAGCGAATGGAGTTTCTACGGCAGCTGTATTTTATGAAGGGGTATTGCTTCTGGTGTGGATGATCCAGTGGGTGCTGGTGAATTTCCTTCTGCCAGGGGTAAATCTGTGCATTCTTCTGAAAATGGTCAACTATTTATCAAAAGAAGAAATGCTCAGCAAAATGTCAGAGCTTCTGGAAGTGGTGATCAGCTGGGCATTAAAAACTTTGATCGGACTGGCAGTGGGGCTGCAGGTGGTGAAAAATCTGGTGGCGCCTGTGATGGATTCCCTGAAGCGGACCGCAGTAGGAAAAACAGCCGGTGCCATTCCGGGGATCGGAAATGCAGTAAACGCCATCACACAGCTGATCCTTACCAGTGCGGTTCTGGTAAGAAACAGCTTCGGCGCGGTAATCCTGGTGCTGATCGCGGCGGCAGGACTGCAGCCTCTGATCCATTACGGTGCTCTTTCTCTTTCCTATCGATTCCTGGCAGCCCTGGCGCAGCCTGTTTCAGATAAACGGATCGTAGGGGCGCTCAGCACAATGGGAGAAGGGTGTGCCTGGCTGCTGAAGCTTCTGCTTACTGCCCAGATTCTCTGCATGCTGGCATTTCTGGTGCTTATGGCCGGAGGATAA
- a CDS encoding SpoIIIAC/SpoIIIAD family protein produces MDIVKISMIGVCGVMLGFILKGTRPEYASFISMAVGLLILGLAVGKVSYLFETLERLRQSLPVDGSYITSLVKIIGITYIGQFSSAICKDAGHQAISAQIDLFCKLSVMVLSMPVLLAILDTISEFLV; encoded by the coding sequence ATGGACATTGTAAAAATATCAATGATCGGCGTATGTGGCGTGATGCTTGGATTTATCCTGAAAGGCACCAGACCGGAGTATGCTTCTTTTATCTCCATGGCTGTGGGACTTCTGATCCTTGGACTGGCAGTGGGGAAAGTTTCTTATCTGTTTGAAACTCTGGAAAGACTGAGACAGAGTCTGCCTGTGGATGGAAGTTACATTACATCTCTGGTAAAGATCATAGGGATCACCTATATCGGGCAGTTTTCCTCAGCTATCTGCAAGGATGCGGGACATCAGGCCATCAGTGCCCAGATCGATCTTTTCTGCAAACTTTCTGTTATGGTGCTGAGTATGCCTGTGCTTCTGGCAATCCTGGATACCATATCGGAGTTTCTGGTATGA
- the spoIIIAC gene encoding stage III sporulation protein AC: MEVSIIFKIAAVGILVSVLCQVLKHSGREEQAFLVSLAGLLMVLFWIVPYIYELFESIQQLFVL; this comes from the coding sequence ATGGAGGTCAGTATTATTTTTAAAATTGCAGCTGTAGGGATCCTGGTCTCCGTTCTCTGCCAGGTGCTGAAGCACAGCGGGAGAGAAGAACAGGCATTTCTGGTAAGTCTTGCAGGACTTTTGATGGTACTGTTCTGGATCGTGCCTTATATATATGAACTTTTTGAAAGCATTCAGCAGCTCTTTGTATTATGA
- a CDS encoding stage III sporulation protein AB, translating to MLKTIGLCVMVISGAGFGLALSGELSRRKRHLEKLLQMTILLKGEIRYGNTSLYDAFTGAAGKLDGKYREFFLNTAEMMQTRKGENFGDLFRSCAEKTFGTAGLTPEEREKLYSLGDRLGYLGMDMQLKQLEMLERELEYSLGELQKELPEKKKLCRSLGMLLGIFLAVLAA from the coding sequence ATGCTTAAAACAATAGGGTTATGTGTAATGGTAATTTCAGGTGCCGGTTTCGGACTGGCTCTTTCCGGAGAGCTGTCCAGGAGAAAGAGGCATCTGGAAAAACTTTTACAGATGACGATCCTTTTAAAAGGAGAAATACGTTATGGAAATACATCTCTGTACGATGCCTTTACCGGTGCAGCCGGTAAACTGGATGGAAAGTACAGAGAATTTTTTTTAAATACAGCAGAAATGATGCAGACCCGTAAAGGGGAAAATTTTGGAGACCTTTTCCGCAGTTGTGCAGAAAAGACCTTTGGAACTGCAGGTCTTACACCTGAGGAAAGGGAGAAACTGTATTCCCTTGGAGACCGTCTGGGATATCTGGGAATGGACATGCAGCTGAAACAGTTGGAAATGCTGGAAAGGGAGCTGGAATATTCACTTGGAGAGCTGCAAAAAGAACTGCCGGAAAAAAAGAAACTCTGCAGAAGCCTGGGAATGCTTCTGGGAATCTTTCTGGCAGTTCTTGCAGCATGA
- the spoIIIAA gene encoding stage III sporulation protein AA, translating to MSTYIKCKEVRHIEAEQIENLFAGNIRQLLMEAQLDYDKLYEIRLRVGRPLFLTYDGGECFLRSHGQTQYLVTREDLKETLEYVTGYSLYAYEDEIRQGYISVQGGHRVGVTGKVLLDRGRIMGMKYISCINVRLAHEIQGCADQVMSYIRTENWVANTLIISPPRCGKTTLLRDIIRQLSNGWVNTPGLTVGVVDERSELAGCYQGIPQNDLGMRTDILDCCPKSEGMQMLVRSMSPDVVAVDELGCEEDFKAVESVIHCGCKLIATAHGNCLEDILDQPFFCKLMEERIFERYIILGKSSQAGELEGILDENGRVCLKQ from the coding sequence ATGTCCACATATATTAAGTGTAAAGAGGTGAGACACATAGAAGCGGAACAGATCGAAAACCTGTTTGCCGGAAATATCAGGCAGCTTTTAATGGAAGCGCAGCTGGATTATGATAAATTATATGAAATACGTCTCCGTGTAGGAAGACCACTGTTTCTGACTTATGACGGGGGAGAATGTTTTCTCCGTAGTCACGGTCAGACGCAGTATCTTGTTACAAGGGAGGATCTGAAAGAGACACTGGAGTATGTGACAGGATATTCCCTGTATGCATATGAGGATGAGATACGTCAGGGTTATATCAGCGTACAGGGAGGACACAGAGTCGGGGTAACAGGCAAAGTGCTCCTGGACAGGGGAAGGATCATGGGAATGAAATATATTTCCTGTATTAATGTAAGACTTGCCCACGAGATCCAGGGATGTGCAGATCAGGTAATGTCCTACATCCGTACAGAGAACTGGGTAGCGAATACGCTGATCATTTCTCCACCGAGATGTGGCAAGACCACCCTGCTTCGTGATATTATCCGCCAGCTCAGCAATGGCTGGGTAAATACTCCCGGGCTTACAGTGGGAGTGGTGGATGAGAGAAGTGAACTGGCAGGCTGCTACCAGGGAATTCCCCAGAATGACCTGGGAATGCGCACGGATATTCTGGACTGCTGTCCGAAATCAGAAGGAATGCAGATGCTGGTCCGTTCCATGTCGCCAGATGTGGTGGCTGTGGATGAACTGGGCTGCGAAGAGGATTTCAAGGCTGTGGAGTCGGTGATCCACTGTGGATGTAAACTGATCGCCACTGCTCATGGAAACTGTCTGGAAGATATCCTGGATCAGCCGTTTTTTTGTAAACTGATGGAAGAACGGATCTTTGAAAGGTATATCATCCTGGGAAAAAGCAGCCAGGCAGGAGAACTGGAAGGAATTCTGGATGAGAATGGAAGGGTATGCTTAAAACAATAG
- a CDS encoding 4'-phosphopantetheinyl transferase family protein, giving the protein MKKGVIYYTRVREEYAGEHLDHMIAEKLLETGLKKEYGINLKHEPRAEGEHGKPFLSWRPQIHYNVSHSGNYVVCILADQEVGIDVQIHKKANYERMLERMVSPAQRIEILEGEDPEKEFFRQWVLREAYIKWTGEGLSRDMRTIPMNEGTYALLDLDEGYSGAVWSMHPMEIIWRLEDIILG; this is encoded by the coding sequence ATGAAAAAAGGAGTCATCTATTATACCAGAGTACGGGAAGAATATGCAGGAGAACATCTGGATCATATGATCGCAGAGAAGCTTCTGGAAACTGGACTAAAGAAAGAATACGGGATCAATCTGAAACATGAACCCAGAGCAGAGGGGGAACACGGCAAGCCATTTCTTTCCTGGCGTCCGCAGATCCATTATAATGTCAGTCATTCAGGAAATTACGTAGTGTGTATCCTGGCAGACCAGGAGGTAGGAATCGATGTGCAGATCCACAAAAAAGCCAATTATGAACGGATGCTGGAACGTATGGTTTCACCGGCACAGCGCATAGAAATCCTGGAAGGAGAAGATCCCGAAAAGGAATTTTTCAGACAGTGGGTATTGAGAGAAGCCTATATCAAATGGACAGGAGAAGGCCTGTCCAGAGATATGAGGACGATTCCCATGAATGAGGGAACTTACGCACTCCTGGATCTGGATGAAGGCTACAGCGGGGCAGTATGGTCCATGCATCCCATGGAAATCATCTGGAGACTTGAAGATATAATACTTGGATAA